A single region of the Streptomyces caelestis genome encodes:
- the truA gene encoding tRNA pseudouridine(38-40) synthase TruA, producing MSDEAAAGYVRVRLDLSYDGSEFSGWAKQAGGRRTVQGEIEDALRTVTRSGQTYELTVAGRTDAGVHARGQVAHVDLPREVWAEHHQKLLKRLAGRLPRDVRVWALREAPSGFNARFSAIWRRYAYRVTDNPGGVDPLLRNHVLWHDWPLDVDAMNEAARRLLGEHDFAAYCKKREGATTIRTLQELSLAKGDDGIITATVRADAFCHNMVRSLIGALLFVGDGHRPPDWPAKVLAAGVRDSAVHVVRPHGLTLEEVGYPADELLAARSKEARNKRSLPSAGCC from the coding sequence GTGAGTGATGAAGCAGCAGCCGGTTACGTTCGTGTGCGTCTCGACCTGTCGTACGACGGGAGCGAGTTCTCCGGGTGGGCCAAGCAGGCCGGGGGGCGGCGGACCGTGCAGGGGGAGATCGAGGACGCTCTGCGGACCGTGACGCGGTCGGGTCAGACGTACGAGCTGACGGTGGCGGGGCGAACCGATGCCGGGGTGCATGCCCGGGGGCAGGTGGCGCATGTCGATCTGCCGCGTGAGGTCTGGGCCGAGCACCACCAGAAGCTGCTGAAGCGGCTCGCCGGGCGGCTGCCCAGGGACGTCCGGGTCTGGGCCCTCAGGGAGGCGCCCAGCGGCTTCAACGCGCGGTTCTCGGCGATCTGGCGGCGGTACGCGTACCGGGTCACCGACAATCCCGGGGGCGTCGATCCGCTGCTGCGCAACCACGTGCTGTGGCACGACTGGCCCCTGGACGTCGATGCCATGAACGAGGCCGCGCGGCGGCTGCTCGGAGAGCACGACTTCGCCGCCTACTGCAAGAAGCGGGAGGGCGCGACGACGATCCGTACGCTCCAGGAGCTCAGTCTCGCCAAGGGCGACGACGGGATCATCACCGCGACCGTGCGGGCCGACGCCTTCTGCCACAACATGGTGCGTTCGCTGATCGGGGCGCTGCTGTTCGTGGGCGACGGGCACCGGCCGCCGGACTGGCCCGCGAAGGTGCTGGCGGCCGGCGTACGGGACTCGGCCGTGCACGTCGTACGGCCGCACGGGCTGACGCTGGAGGAGGTCGGCTACCCGGCCGACGAACTGCTCGCCGCGCGCAGCAAGGAGGCGCGGAACAAGCGGTCGTTGCCGTCGGCGGGGTGCTGCTGA